The proteins below come from a single Terriglobales bacterium genomic window:
- the acnA gene encoding aconitate hydratase AcnA, which translates to MDSFSSRSSFRAGGREYQLFRLDALDKQGVDTRHLPYSLRILLENLLRTEDGRTVRAEDIRALAAWDPKAEPSREIAFTPSRVLMQDFTGVPAVVDLAAMRDAMVRLGGDPQRINPLQPAELVIDHSVQVDEFGSAQALELNSELEYLRNRERYSFLRWGQTAFQNFRVVPPATGIVHQVNLEYLARVVFAAAGKDGADGPPLAYPDTLVGTDSHTTMINGLGVLGWGVGGIEAEAAMLGQPVSMLIPQVVGMRLAGKLREGSTATDLVLTVTEMLRKKGVVGKFVEFFGPGLPTLPLADRATIGNMAPEYGATCGIFPVDAETLRYLRFSGRSEEQVALVEAYCKEQGMFHTYTGETPDAAYTSMLELDLATVEPSLAGPRRPQDRVPLTGAAKSFAEALPSLIKPDPKRPKQVSSWEGEGGQTFSAPGGNADDGSFLKHLRHGSVVIAAITSCTNTSNPSVMVAAGLLAKKAVERGLKVPPWVKTSLAPGSKVVTEYLEQAGLMPYLEKLKFNTVGYGCTTCIGNSGPLPPEVANAVQEKELVVASVLSGNRNFEGRINPDVRANYLTSPPLVVAYALAGRMDVDLTTEPISNGSDGKPVFLKDIWPTQLEIAQTIEKSLTKSQFQKTYASVFEGDERWRSMPVPLGKTYAWDANSTYIKHPPYFEGMTKTPPGVTEIRGARVLAKLGDSVTTDHISPAGSIKKDGPAGQYLISRGVKPSDFNSYGSRRGNDEVMVRGTFANVRLKNQLAPGTEGGVTRHLPSGEAMSIFDASVKYRAEGVPLIVLAGKEYGSGSSRDWAAKGPCLLGVRAVIAESYERIHRSNLIGMGIVPLQYVAGETADILGLTGEESYDILGLKQAIDSHSPQVKVRATAASGVTTEFAALVRIDTPQETLYYQHGGILQYVLRQLLAKA; encoded by the coding sequence ATGGACAGCTTCTCCAGCCGCTCTTCCTTCCGCGCCGGCGGACGCGAGTATCAGCTCTTTCGCCTGGACGCGCTCGACAAGCAGGGCGTGGACACGCGCCACCTGCCCTATTCGCTGCGCATCCTGCTGGAGAACCTGCTGCGCACCGAGGACGGCCGCACCGTCCGCGCCGAAGACATCCGCGCTCTGGCCGCCTGGGATCCCAAGGCCGAGCCCTCCCGCGAGATCGCCTTCACCCCCAGCCGCGTCCTCATGCAGGACTTCACCGGCGTCCCGGCGGTGGTGGATCTGGCCGCCATGCGCGATGCCATGGTTCGTCTGGGCGGCGACCCACAGCGCATCAACCCGCTGCAGCCGGCCGAGCTGGTGATCGACCACTCGGTGCAGGTGGATGAGTTCGGCTCGGCCCAGGCCCTCGAACTGAACTCCGAGCTCGAGTACCTGCGCAACCGCGAGCGCTACAGCTTCCTACGCTGGGGCCAGACGGCCTTCCAGAACTTCCGCGTGGTGCCGCCGGCCACCGGCATCGTCCATCAGGTGAACCTGGAGTACCTGGCGCGCGTGGTCTTTGCCGCGGCAGGAAAGGACGGCGCGGACGGCCCGCCCTTGGCCTATCCCGATACACTCGTCGGCACCGACTCGCATACCACAATGATCAACGGCCTGGGCGTTCTGGGCTGGGGCGTGGGCGGCATCGAAGCCGAGGCCGCCATGCTGGGACAGCCGGTCTCCATGCTCATCCCGCAGGTGGTGGGCATGCGCCTCGCCGGCAAGCTGCGCGAGGGCTCCACCGCCACCGACCTGGTGCTCACCGTCACCGAGATGCTGCGCAAGAAGGGCGTGGTGGGGAAGTTCGTCGAGTTCTTCGGACCCGGCCTGCCCACCCTGCCGCTCGCCGACCGCGCCACCATCGGCAACATGGCCCCGGAGTACGGCGCCACTTGCGGCATCTTCCCCGTGGACGCGGAGACGCTCCGCTATCTGCGCTTCAGCGGCCGCTCTGAGGAGCAGGTAGCGCTGGTCGAGGCCTACTGCAAGGAGCAGGGAATGTTCCACACCTACACCGGCGAAACGCCGGACGCCGCCTACACCAGCATGCTCGAGCTGGATCTCGCGACCGTCGAGCCCAGCCTGGCCGGCCCGCGCCGCCCCCAGGACCGCGTGCCGCTCACGGGCGCGGCCAAGTCCTTCGCCGAGGCGCTGCCCTCGCTCATCAAGCCCGATCCTAAACGGCCGAAGCAGGTCTCCAGCTGGGAGGGCGAAGGCGGACAGACCTTCAGCGCCCCGGGCGGCAATGCCGACGACGGAAGCTTCCTCAAGCATTTGAGGCACGGCAGCGTGGTCATCGCCGCCATCACCAGTTGCACCAACACCTCCAACCCGTCCGTGATGGTGGCCGCGGGCCTGCTCGCCAAGAAGGCCGTCGAGCGCGGCCTGAAGGTCCCGCCCTGGGTCAAGACCTCGCTTGCTCCCGGCTCCAAGGTGGTCACCGAATATCTGGAGCAGGCCGGGCTCATGCCGTATCTGGAGAAGCTGAAGTTCAACACCGTGGGCTACGGATGCACCACCTGCATCGGCAACTCCGGCCCTCTGCCCCCCGAGGTGGCGAACGCGGTGCAGGAGAAGGAACTGGTGGTGGCCTCGGTGCTCTCCGGGAACCGCAATTTCGAAGGGCGCATCAACCCGGACGTGCGCGCCAACTACCTGACCTCGCCGCCGCTGGTGGTGGCCTACGCCCTCGCCGGGCGCATGGACGTGGACCTCACCACCGAACCCATCAGCAACGGCAGCGACGGCAAGCCCGTGTTCCTCAAAGACATCTGGCCCACGCAGCTGGAGATTGCGCAGACCATCGAGAAGTCGCTGACCAAGTCACAGTTCCAGAAGACCTACGCCTCGGTCTTCGAAGGCGACGAGCGTTGGCGCTCCATGCCCGTGCCCCTGGGCAAGACCTACGCCTGGGACGCGAACTCAACCTACATCAAGCATCCGCCGTACTTCGAAGGCATGACCAAGACGCCGCCGGGGGTCACGGAGATCCGCGGCGCGCGCGTGCTGGCCAAGCTGGGCGACAGCGTTACCACCGACCACATCTCGCCCGCGGGCTCCATCAAGAAAGACGGCCCGGCGGGGCAGTACTTGATCTCCCGCGGGGTGAAGCCCTCCGACTTCAACTCCTACGGCTCGCGCCGCGGCAATGACGAGGTCATGGTGCGCGGCACCTTCGCCAACGTCCGCCTGAAGAATCAGCTCGCGCCGGGAACCGAGGGCGGAGTCACCCGCCACCTGCCGTCGGGCGAAGCCATGTCCATCTTCGACGCCTCAGTGAAGTATCGCGCCGAGGGCGTGCCCCTCATCGTTCTGGCGGGCAAGGAGTACGGCTCCGGCTCCTCGCGCGACTGGGCGGCCAAGGGCCCGTGCCTGCTGGGCGTGCGCGCCGTCATCGCCGAGAGCTACGAGCGCATCCACCGCTCGAACCTCATCGGCATGGGCATCGTCCCGCTGCAGTACGTTGCCGGGGAAACCGCCGACATCCTGGGCCTGACCGGGGAGGAGAGCTACGACATCCTCGGCCTCAAGCAGGCCATCGACTCCCACAGCCCGCAAGTCAAGGTTCGCGCCACCGCCGCCAGCGGCGTGACCACGGAGTTCGCCGCGCTGGTGCGCATTGATACCCCGCAGGAAACGCTCTACTACCAGCACGGCGGCATTTTGCAGTACGTCCTGCGACAGTTGCTGGCGAAGGCGTAG
- a CDS encoding metal-dependent transcriptional regulator: MPRSLITVSKEDYLKAILEAEGEGRSVISATLAHWLSVSPPAVTMALRRLKKDGLVRVDKDGRVHLTAAGRQIAGRTAIRHHLIERMLAEVFGMEWYKVHDEAERLEHAVSADFEAKLARKLGRGGICPHGNLVTPERPANRRRRGLRLLAEGHPGRSYTVSSVYERDRGLLEFLEERGIRPGVRVKVLARNYDQTMSVRTGSGRVSLGGPVAEKVWVTPLRA; the protein is encoded by the coding sequence ATGCCAAGATCCCTCATCACCGTCTCGAAAGAGGATTATCTCAAGGCCATCCTGGAAGCGGAGGGCGAGGGCCGCAGCGTGATCTCGGCCACGCTGGCGCACTGGCTTTCGGTCTCGCCCCCGGCGGTGACCATGGCCCTGCGCCGGCTGAAAAAGGACGGCCTGGTGCGCGTGGACAAGGACGGCCGCGTGCACCTGACCGCCGCCGGGCGCCAGATCGCCGGGCGGACCGCCATCCGCCACCACCTCATCGAGCGCATGCTCGCCGAAGTCTTCGGCATGGAGTGGTACAAGGTGCACGACGAGGCCGAGCGCCTGGAACACGCCGTCTCCGCGGACTTTGAAGCCAAGCTGGCCCGCAAGCTGGGGCGCGGCGGTATCTGCCCCCACGGCAACCTGGTGACGCCCGAGCGTCCCGCGAACCGCCGCCGGCGCGGGCTGCGGCTGCTGGCGGAAGGCCATCCCGGTCGCAGTTACACCGTGAGCAGCGTTTACGAGCGCGACCGCGGCCTGCTGGAGTTCCTCGAAGAGCGCGGCATCCGCCCCGGCGTGCGCGTGAAGGTTCTGGCCCGCAACTACGACCAGACCATGAGCGTCCGCACCGGCTCCGGCCGCGTCTCCCTGGGCGGCCCGGTGGCGGAAAAGGTCTGGGTCACTCCCCTCCGTGCATGA
- a CDS encoding isoprenylcysteine carboxylmethyltransferase family protein has product MNRSALFVTLAPAITIPIVMIVYARGQHPWEWWQFLGLGLAAAGLLLLTIARLRLGNSFSLTPQARELVTGGLYRRVRHPVYVFGAVAIAGLFLYLNVLPALLVFLVVIPLQIVRARAEERVLEAHFGQQYRDYKARTWF; this is encoded by the coding sequence GTGAATCGTAGCGCACTTTTTGTCACCCTCGCCCCCGCGATCACGATACCGATCGTCATGATTGTCTACGCACGCGGGCAGCATCCCTGGGAGTGGTGGCAGTTTCTGGGGCTGGGGTTGGCGGCGGCGGGCCTGCTGCTGCTGACCATCGCGCGTCTCCGGCTCGGCAATTCGTTCTCGCTCACGCCGCAAGCCCGGGAACTGGTGACCGGCGGACTCTATCGCCGCGTCCGCCATCCCGTCTACGTCTTCGGGGCCGTGGCCATTGCGGGCTTGTTTCTCTATCTCAACGTGCTCCCCGCGCTGCTGGTGTTCCTAGTGGTCATTCCGCTGCAGATTGTGCGCGCACGCGCCGAGGAGCGCGTACTGGAGGCGCATTTCGGGCAGCAGTATCGCGACTACAAGGCGCGGACCTGGTTCTGA
- the galU gene encoding UTP--glucose-1-phosphate uridylyltransferase GalU, whose amino-acid sequence MTRVRKAVFPAAGLGTRFLPATKAQPKEMLPLVDKPIIQYGVEEALAAGCDQIIMVTGRGKSAIEDYFDHSYELEHMLEHRGQTELLGIVRQISDMIHVAYVRQKEALGLGHAVLMAREMVGDEPFAVLLADDVIDAEVPVLKQMMAVFEETHCSVIATQVVEGPGISAYGVIEAKPVNGRFAGKLHEITNLVEKPKPEDAPSKLAVIGRYILTPKIFSVLDRTPLSAGGELQLTDGLKLLLQEEKVYGFTFEGKRHDTGDKLGFLKATIEFALKRPDLGEGLREYLKSLKL is encoded by the coding sequence ATGACCAGAGTTCGAAAAGCTGTCTTCCCCGCCGCCGGTTTGGGGACGCGCTTCCTGCCCGCCACCAAGGCGCAGCCCAAGGAGATGCTGCCCCTGGTGGACAAACCCATCATCCAGTACGGCGTAGAGGAAGCGCTGGCCGCCGGCTGCGACCAGATCATCATGGTCACTGGCCGCGGCAAGAGCGCCATCGAGGATTACTTCGACCACAGCTACGAGCTGGAGCACATGCTCGAACACCGCGGCCAGACCGAGCTGCTGGGCATCGTGCGCCAGATCTCGGATATGATCCACGTCGCCTACGTGCGCCAGAAAGAAGCCCTCGGCCTGGGCCACGCGGTGCTCATGGCGCGCGAGATGGTGGGCGACGAGCCCTTCGCCGTCCTGCTCGCCGACGATGTCATCGACGCTGAGGTTCCCGTTCTGAAGCAGATGATGGCGGTCTTCGAGGAGACGCATTGCTCAGTCATCGCCACGCAGGTGGTCGAGGGCCCCGGAATCTCCGCCTACGGTGTCATCGAGGCCAAGCCGGTAAATGGGCGCTTTGCCGGGAAGCTGCACGAGATCACCAACCTGGTGGAAAAACCCAAGCCGGAGGATGCGCCGTCGAAGCTGGCGGTCATCGGGCGCTACATCCTGACTCCGAAGATCTTCTCCGTGCTCGACCGCACGCCGCTCAGCGCTGGCGGCGAACTGCAACTCACCGACGGCCTCAAGCTGCTGCTCCAGGAAGAGAAAGTCTACGGCTTCACCTTCGAGGGCAAGCGGCACGATACCGGCGACAAGCTGGGCTTCCTCAAGGCCACCATCGAGTTCGCGCTCAAACGCCCGGACCTGGGCGAGGGGCTGCGCGAGTACCTCAAGTCACTGAAGCTCTAA
- the purE gene encoding 5-(carboxyamino)imidazole ribonucleotide mutase, with amino-acid sequence MAEKPVVSIVMGSDSDLEVMREAAKALEEFGIAYEMDVTSAHRAPRKTAEFARNAAERGVKIIIAGAGGAAHLAGVCAAESTLPVIGVPIPSSALQGLDALLATVQMPAGIPVATVAIGKAGAYNAGVLAAQILAASDKSLAAKLASHKEKLAQDVEEKSAKLKASRARES; translated from the coding sequence ATGGCAGAGAAACCGGTGGTTTCCATCGTGATGGGCAGCGACTCCGACCTGGAGGTCATGCGCGAGGCGGCGAAGGCGCTGGAAGAGTTCGGCATCGCCTACGAGATGGACGTGACCTCAGCGCACCGCGCGCCGCGCAAGACGGCGGAGTTCGCGCGAAATGCCGCCGAGCGCGGCGTCAAGATCATCATCGCCGGCGCGGGCGGGGCCGCGCATCTGGCCGGCGTCTGCGCGGCGGAGAGCACGCTGCCCGTCATCGGCGTCCCCATCCCGTCGTCTGCGCTGCAAGGCTTGGATGCGCTATTGGCGACGGTGCAGATGCCCGCCGGCATCCCCGTGGCCACGGTGGCTATTGGCAAGGCCGGCGCCTACAACGCCGGCGTGCTGGCAGCACAGATACTCGCAGCCAGCGACAAATCGCTCGCCGCCAAGCTGGCTTCGCACAAAGAGAAGCTGGCCCAGGACGTGGAAGAGAAGTCGGCGAAGCTGAAAGCCTCGCGCGCCCGTGAATCGTAG
- the purD gene encoding phosphoribosylamine--glycine ligase, with protein MKVLVIGGGGREHALVWKLRQSPRVTEVLCAPGNGGICEEAECAPVDVRNLDAMVELATRLRPDLTVVGPELPLTLGVADEFARRGLPVFGPTQAAARLESSKSFAKEFMQRYQVPTPHYAICASADEVKDALAHFHPPIVVKADGLAAGKGVVIAQTKEETATVAAEMLSGKLLGEAGAKVVLEEFLEGEELSFLVMSDGERVAALAASQDHKRVGDDDTGANTGGMGAYSTDALLDPQMREWLLTHVARPVIAGMRAEDAEYRGILYCGLMMTARGPMVLEFNCRFGDPETQAILMRLDSDLVDALEAAIEGRVSDGDFKWSGEASVCVVVAAGGYPDSYESGKKITGLEEAAKVEGVKVFHAGTSRRDGAFYTAGGRVLGVSARGADLETAVGRAYSAAEMIRFEGMHYRKDIAARALKPAAQ; from the coding sequence ATGAAGGTACTGGTGATTGGTGGCGGAGGCCGCGAGCATGCGCTCGTTTGGAAGCTGCGCCAGTCTCCGCGCGTCACTGAAGTCCTGTGCGCCCCCGGCAACGGCGGCATCTGCGAAGAGGCCGAGTGCGCCCCGGTGGACGTCCGGAACCTGGACGCCATGGTGGAGCTGGCCACGCGGCTGCGTCCCGACCTGACCGTGGTGGGGCCGGAGCTGCCGCTGACCCTGGGCGTGGCCGACGAATTCGCGCGCCGCGGCCTGCCCGTCTTCGGGCCGACCCAGGCTGCCGCCCGGCTGGAATCCAGCAAGAGCTTCGCCAAAGAGTTCATGCAGCGCTACCAGGTCCCCACGCCGCACTACGCCATCTGCGCCTCTGCGGACGAGGTGAAGGACGCGCTGGCGCACTTTCATCCGCCTATCGTGGTGAAGGCCGACGGTTTGGCCGCGGGCAAGGGCGTGGTGATCGCCCAGACGAAGGAAGAGACAGCAACGGTGGCCGCCGAGATGCTGAGCGGCAAGCTGCTGGGCGAGGCGGGCGCGAAGGTCGTGCTGGAAGAGTTTCTGGAGGGCGAAGAGCTTTCCTTCCTGGTGATGAGCGACGGGGAGCGCGTGGCCGCGCTGGCCGCGTCGCAGGACCACAAGCGCGTGGGCGATGACGATACCGGCGCCAACACCGGGGGCATGGGCGCCTATTCCACCGACGCGCTGCTCGATCCGCAGATGCGCGAGTGGCTGCTCACCCACGTGGCCCGCCCGGTGATCGCCGGCATGCGCGCCGAGGACGCCGAATACCGCGGCATCCTTTATTGCGGCCTGATGATGACCGCCCGCGGACCCATGGTGCTGGAGTTCAACTGCCGCTTCGGCGACCCGGAGACCCAGGCCATCCTCATGCGCCTGGACAGCGACCTGGTGGACGCGCTCGAAGCCGCCATCGAGGGCCGGGTGAGCGATGGCGACTTCAAATGGTCGGGGGAGGCCTCCGTTTGCGTGGTGGTGGCCGCCGGCGGCTATCCCGACAGCTACGAGTCCGGGAAAAAGATCACGGGACTGGAAGAGGCCGCAAAAGTGGAGGGCGTGAAGGTCTTTCACGCTGGAACCAGCCGGCGCGATGGAGCCTTCTACACCGCGGGAGGCCGGGTGCTGGGCGTGAGCGCCCGCGGCGCCGACCTGGAAACCGCTGTGGGGCGCGCGTATTCCGCGGCGGAAATGATCCGCTTTGAAGGCATGCACTATCGCAAGGACATCGCGGCAAGGGCGCTGAAACCAGCGGCACAGTAG
- a CDS encoding Nramp family divalent metal transporter, which translates to MGTKVPRHSSVSLEGIHGSVEVPPHHAGFWEQWRAFVGPAILISVGYMDPGNWGTDLQGGAQFKYGLLWVVGLASLMAIFMQVISARLGVVTGKDLAQCCRDWYPEWARWPNWLMSEVAIGACDLAEVLGSAVALNLLFHIPLLWAVLITGLDVLLLLALQRFGMRTIEAIVLLLITTMGVCYFIEIFVLPQTQPSFLEMGRALVTPQLRQAGMLFVAIGIIGATVMPHNLYLHSALVQSRKLQKDELSIRRGIQFNTIDATVALTIAFFVNAAIMVLAAMVFFGKPSVMVPGGQVVKFSADSDWIRVAYLTLAPLLGTPVASTLFAVALLASGQSSTITGTLAGQVVMEGFMHWRIQPWVRRLITRTLAILPAVVIIGLRGDSSVTGLLILSQVVLALQLPFAMFPLLHFTSSRKRMGNWKNGWFLLTAGWSSALLITMLDVYGLPDSLKAAWQVITGG; encoded by the coding sequence ATGGGGACGAAGGTTCCGCGCCACAGTTCGGTGTCCCTGGAGGGGATACACGGTTCCGTCGAGGTGCCGCCCCACCACGCCGGCTTCTGGGAACAGTGGCGGGCATTCGTCGGGCCGGCGATCCTGATCAGCGTCGGCTACATGGATCCCGGCAACTGGGGCACGGACCTGCAAGGCGGAGCGCAGTTCAAGTACGGGCTCTTGTGGGTGGTCGGCCTGGCCAGCCTGATGGCCATCTTCATGCAAGTGATTTCCGCGCGCTTGGGCGTGGTGACCGGGAAGGATCTCGCCCAATGCTGCCGCGACTGGTACCCGGAGTGGGCCCGCTGGCCCAATTGGCTGATGAGCGAAGTCGCCATCGGCGCCTGTGACCTGGCGGAGGTGCTCGGCAGTGCCGTAGCCCTCAACCTGCTGTTCCATATCCCGCTGCTTTGGGCAGTCCTCATCACGGGCCTGGACGTGCTGCTCCTCCTGGCCCTGCAACGCTTTGGGATGCGCACCATCGAGGCCATCGTCCTGCTGCTGATCACCACCATGGGCGTGTGCTACTTCATCGAGATTTTCGTTCTCCCGCAGACCCAGCCCAGTTTCCTGGAGATGGGACGTGCACTGGTTACGCCGCAGTTGCGGCAAGCGGGGATGTTATTCGTCGCCATCGGGATCATCGGGGCGACCGTGATGCCCCACAACCTGTACCTGCACTCGGCCCTGGTACAAAGCCGCAAGCTGCAGAAGGACGAACTCTCTATCCGCCGCGGGATCCAGTTCAACACCATCGACGCCACCGTGGCCTTGACCATCGCCTTTTTCGTCAACGCGGCCATCATGGTGCTGGCAGCGATGGTGTTCTTTGGCAAGCCGAGCGTGATGGTGCCGGGCGGCCAGGTGGTGAAGTTCAGCGCCGACAGTGATTGGATCCGCGTCGCCTATCTGACCCTGGCGCCCTTACTGGGGACGCCCGTTGCCAGCACGCTATTTGCGGTGGCCCTGCTGGCAAGTGGCCAGAGCAGTACCATCACCGGCACCCTCGCCGGCCAAGTCGTGATGGAAGGCTTCATGCATTGGCGCATCCAACCCTGGGTGCGGCGGCTCATCACCCGCACCCTGGCCATCCTGCCGGCGGTCGTTATTATCGGTTTGCGCGGTGACAGCAGCGTCACGGGTCTGCTGATCCTCAGCCAAGTCGTGCTGGCGCTGCAGCTTCCCTTCGCCATGTTCCCACTCCTGCACTTCACCAGTTCCCGCAAGCGAATGGGGAATTGGAAGAATGGCTGGTTCTTGCTGACCGCGGGTTGGAGCAGCGCTCTCCTGATTACTATGTTGGATGTCTATGGACTGCCGGACTCGCTCAAAGCGGCGTGGCAGGTCATCACCGGCGGGTGA
- a CDS encoding universal stress protein, producing MYDTILVTLDGTPTDRAIIEHIKELATLAHSRLVLLHVADGWAARIYGPDAVSPEIAEDTAYLEKVRSEFQSLGIPVEAELAYGEPAEEIIKWVQQKGCDLVAMSTHGHRLLSDIFRGTTASRVQHSISVPVLLLRAKKSSTEE from the coding sequence ATGTACGACACGATTCTGGTGACGTTGGACGGCACTCCCACGGACCGGGCGATCATCGAGCACATCAAGGAACTGGCCACGCTGGCGCACAGCCGCCTGGTGCTGCTTCATGTAGCCGATGGATGGGCAGCCAGGATCTACGGCCCGGACGCGGTCAGTCCCGAGATTGCAGAAGACACCGCGTACTTGGAAAAGGTCCGGTCGGAGTTCCAGTCCCTGGGCATTCCCGTGGAGGCCGAACTGGCGTATGGCGAGCCGGCAGAGGAGATCATCAAATGGGTTCAGCAGAAGGGTTGCGACTTGGTGGCCATGAGCACCCACGGCCACCGTCTGCTTTCCGACATATTTCGCGGGACCACCGCCAGCCGGGTGCAGCATAGTATCAGCGTGCCCGTTCTTCTTCTTAGGGCCAAGAAGAGTTCGACGGAAGAATGA